CGTCATCGGCGGAAATGCGCGGATCCACTCGGGCCTGGAACATGAGCTGCCTACGCTGCTGTTCGGTGAGTTGAGAAAAGCCGGTGTTCAGGGGCACCATGAGGACATCGTCGGGGTCATTGCCGAGGGAGCCACCCTGGGCTTCAAGCAAGCCGATGATCTCCAGGCTGAGGTTGCCGTTCACGACAATGACGCGGCCGATGGGATTGCCCTGGATGCCCAGCTTTTCCATGAGGCTGGGGCCGATGATAGCCACTTTGCTGGCGAGTCGGGTATCCGATGGGACGAAATTCCGGCCCTTGTCGATGTTGACGCTGTTCAATTCGAGGTAGCTGTCATCGCTCATGATCACGCGGGTGCTGGCGGTCTTGCCCGCCAGCTTGGTCTCGAAGCTGCTGAAGAAGACCGGCGTCAGGTGGGTGAGCTGCGGCATGTCCTTGGCCAGGGCCCGCATGTGATCCAAGGTCAGATCGCGGTCCTTGATGCGGGCGAATTCATCGGGCGGCAGTTCGCCGGGAAAGATCGGCCGCACGAAGAGGGTCTGGCTCCCGGCCTTTTCCACCTGCTTGAGCACACTGGTTTTCAGGCCCTGGACGAGGCTCACCACGATGATGACGGCAGCCACGCCGATGATGATGCCCAGCGTGGTGAGCGCCGAGCGCAGCTTGTTCACCTTGAGGGCACGCACAGCTGCGGAGAGGGGTTCCCGGATGTCCATTACTTCTTCGATTCCTTGGTCTTCGCCAGCTCACTGTCGGACCGTGCCCTCAGGGAGGCAGGGGCCTTATCTTTCAACTCCTTCAGCTTTCGGATGGGGCCTGTGAGCACCTTGTCGCCCTCGGCCAGGCCCGATTTCAGCTCGAAGTACTGGGTGTTGGCAATGCCGACATCCACAGGCCGTTCCAGGGCCTTTCCATCCTTGAACAGCAGGACGATGTTGCGATTCGTGGGAGCCAGAAGGCCCTGCTTCTGGGCCTCCTCCAGGCTGCCCTCCCGCTCCAGCACCGCCTGCAGGGGCACCCGCAGGACATTCTTGGCTTCCTGGGTGAGGATGACGGCGCGGGTGCTCATACCCGGCCGGAGGTTGTCGAGGTCGGCGCGTTGGCCCGAGAGGACGACCTTCACCTTGTAGAGGTTCGCATCTGAACCTGTCTTCTCCGTGCCCGTGGCCACTTCGATC
This sequence is a window from Geothrix sp. PMB-07. Protein-coding genes within it:
- a CDS encoding ABC transporter permease; amino-acid sequence: MDIREPLSAAVRALKVNKLRSALTTLGIIIGVAAVIIVVSLVQGLKTSVLKQVEKAGSQTLFVRPIFPGELPPDEFARIKDRDLTLDHMRALAKDMPQLTHLTPVFFSSFETKLAGKTASTRVIMSDDSYLELNSVNIDKGRNFVPSDTRLASKVAIIGPSLMEKLGIQGNPIGRVIVVNGNLSLEIIGLLEAQGGSLGNDPDDVLMVPLNTGFSQLTEQQRRQLMFQARVDPRISADDGADMVTDALRRIKGLRGKQPNSFRVFSPKQITGIVSGITGTITAVAGGMVSIALLVGGIGIMNIMLVSVTERTREIGVRKAVGAKRRDVMLQFLIEAAFLCVMGGAIGVGLGFILGAVLGKALMGTMGSVPLWAVTSAFAVPAAIGLIFGLYPAAKASKLDPIEALRYE